The nucleotide window CACGCCCCCATTAATTTTCGAGGCAAGGAGTTTGATAGGTAGGATCTTAGGCTTGGCAAAAAACGCTGACGAGTTATTAATAGTAGTTAGGGATAAACAGACTTTCGACAATATAAAGTCATACCTTGAATCCAACGGGATAACATTAAGGAAACCTAGAGGAAAAATCGTGATTGATAGGGTCAGACAAGGGAATACGGGGATAAGGATTGTGCTCATGGGGAAGTTAGTCAACACTACTGAGGCAGAGGTAAGGAAATACCTTGAAGGCTTCGGTATAAAGAACGCCTTAGTAAAGGTTTTCGGAGAGGTGTCGCTTGACGATGTAGAAAGAGAAGTATTCCAAACTACCATATACAAACCATCAGTGACTGTAACCCTTGAAGACTTTAGTGATCCGGACACTATTGTCGTCAATTGGAATAACATAGATAAACTGAAGGAGAGTATATTTAAGGCCCTTGATGTTATAAGAGTTTATACTAAGGAGCCTGGCTCTAAACCTTCGGGAGAACCCTTAGTAGTGAAAAGAGGGTCTACAGTAA belongs to Stygiolobus caldivivus and includes:
- a CDS encoding TGS domain-containing protein, with the translated sequence MVTNLPAEAKAKWIKYMDAKTTEDKIKALQEFLSAVPKHKGTENLVYWAKRRLAELKEEAQLEKRKSSSLGKGLQFFVEKEGAGQVVIIGDNDLKNTLMKKLTNVKNDPEDLPVPGMMNYLDVQIQLINTPPLIFEARSLIGRILGLAKNADELLIVVRDKQTFDNIKSYLESNGITLRKPRGKIVIDRVRQGNTGIRIVLMGKLVNTTEAEVRKYLEGFGIKNALVKVFGEVSLDDVEREVFQTTIYKPSVTVTLEDFSDPDTIVVNWNNIDKLKESIFKALDVIRVYTKEPGSKPSGEPLVVKRGSTVIDVARKLHNEFAEQFKYAKIWGKSAKFPGQKVGADHVLEDGDVVEIHT